A section of the Triticum dicoccoides isolate Atlit2015 ecotype Zavitan chromosome 7A, WEW_v2.0, whole genome shotgun sequence genome encodes:
- the LOC119334393 gene encoding uncharacterized protein LOC119334393, whose product MGNPGNASSSSTSGRRGPAGFGLALARLVRRLRRRSKMLVCTAAPTGASSRCRQYDPLSYARNFDRDGFGSALDDDVSGAGHLCHHYSFASRFVLSSSDARQPQ is encoded by the coding sequence ATGGGGAATCCGGGCAATGCATCCTCGTCGTCAACGTCGGGCCGGCGTGGCCCGGCCGGATTCGGGCTGGCGCTGGcccggctggtgcggcggctgcggaGGCGGAGCAAGATGTTGGTGTGCACGGCGGCTCCCACGGGCGCGTCGTCCCGGTGCCGCCAGTACGACCCCCTCAGCTACGCGCGCAACTTCGACCGCGACGGCTTCGGCTCCGCGCTGGACGACGACGTCTCCGGCGCCGGCCACCTCTGCCACCACTACTCCTTCGCCTCGCGCTTCGTGCTCTCCTCCTCCGACGCCCGCCAGCCGCAGTAG